A single genomic interval of Macadamia integrifolia cultivar HAES 741 chromosome 6, SCU_Mint_v3, whole genome shotgun sequence harbors:
- the LOC122082314 gene encoding uncharacterized protein LOC122082314 isoform X2, with amino-acid sequence MDAVKFSLPAVVPVSKLLNAEGFSRGGVTKVEEAEVRKAESGSILRTPSPVNGWISSCSPKDVMRVTTSEQDSASRQRKAEVELCRDEKKNSNFLGENITEHCGNVNAPLFMLPKSAGKHCNRKSGKGESTSPCLKRQRADQFEDAMNHDGVDDSNVISEMPGPSQEKCTFSEKSRVVKQKHGRDVKRVKAKNKFDPFFPKGGLLSSNSAVGGNNILGIYGLKSGIHDVTKHVDELSLNELLDGSYECSNICQDIGKKVADTNENILHSVRKACFILQLKRPVQSQNSFELDSGSNRNAPSWLVISGSCGTSSMDCDKVVNNTANFTSPSEIHYSCSKRGPSVNVNNSPLLQPKDILERLALPPAKDLDSLLLDLSKLGVSSRSSTDLRPSKLTSKRVGLPPFSWSHSIGVPCKTNADVGKLGTTRSTSQGRWVRIGSAASSLGNACGGFSDLDSLTYDLSLIPSRGLKLGLSEDEKVPSVHFKPPWQEPLSSTTRFYPASHISEAEQDMKYQGNGDILKDNFVKKEQSKIKSDDGCTNNCYCSPSKSAVGDCNGLLSNSLMPENSKQAVHCPRLLAAAQILCEIASDFRKQIQTNGKNRWPKKPSQKAMKACKLKSATGKAVLSIAAKSVTGSGDLVKVAEQMTQSKPPKFYTADKNKDLVYTNNLGKGLIKWPTGPTTTSSTSSPTKLEGVTAADSKVSNTNMVNLLGMKSFSTRVLEKACNSHQKPRKPLTVDWGRGRCKKE; translated from the exons ATGTAATGCGTGTTACTACTTCAGAACAAGATTCAGCTTCCAGACAGAGAAAGGCTGAAGTTGAACTTTGTAgggatgaaaagaaaaattccaacTTTCTGGGTGAAAATATCACAGAACACTGTGGGAATGTAAATGCTCCTCTTTTCATGTTGCCCAAGAGTGCAGGTAAACACTGTAATCGAAAATCAGGAAAAGGCGAGAGTACTAGCCCTTGCTTGAAGAGACAAAGAGCAGATCAATTTGAAGATGCCATGAACCATGATGGAGTTGATGATAGTAATGTTATATCTGAGATGCCTGGACCTAGTCAAGAAAAATGCACCTTCTCTG AGAAATCTCGGGTTGTGAAACAGAAGCATGGCCGTGATGTCAAACGTGTTAAAGCAAAGAATAAATTTGACCCTTTCTTTCCAAAGGGTGGTCTTTTGAGCTCTAACTCAGCTGTAGGAGGGAACAACATTCTAG GAATATATGGTCTCAAGTCAGGTATTCATGATGTTACAAAGCATGTAGATGAGCTGTCATTGAATGAGCTCCTTGATGGCAGTTATGAATGTTCTAATATATGCCAAGACATAGGGAAGAAGGTAGCCGATACAAATGAAAACATTCTACATTCAGTCAGAAAGGCATGCTTTATACTTCAGCTCAAGAGACCTGTGCAGTCCCAAAATTCTTTTGAGTTAGATAGTGGTTCCAATAGAAATGCACCTTCATGGTTAGTGATCTCTGGTTCTTGCGGCACAAGCAGTATGGACTGTGATAAAGTGGTTAACAACACAGCAAATTTCACTTCGCCGAGTGAG ATTCACTATTCCTGTAGCAAGCGTGGACCTTCTGTCAATGTTAACAATTCCCCATTACTTCAGCCTAAAGATATCCTGGAACGGTTAGCACTACCACCAGCCAAAGATTTGGATTCTCTCCTATTGGATTTGTCCAAGCTAGGAGTGTCTTCAAGGAGTTCTACAGATCTACGTCCAAGCAAGCTAACATCTAAGAGAGTTGGCTTGCCCCCTTTTTCTTGGTCACATTCTATTGGTGTGCCATGCAAAACCAATGCTGATGTGGGCAAGCTGGGTACAACCAGGAGCACAAGTCAAGGTCGATGGGTAAGGATAGGAAGTGCTGCCAGCTCTCTTGGGAATGCCTGTGGTggtttttcagatttggattcattGACTTACGATCTCAGTTTAATTCCTTCAAGAGGACTAAAGCTGGGTCTTTCTGAAGATGAAAAAGTACCCTCAGTGCATTTTAAACCTCCTTGGCAAGAGCCATTATCATCTACTACAAGATTTTATCCAGCTTCTCATATTTCAG AAGCTGAACAGGATATGAAGTATCAGGGAAATGGTGACATCTTAAAGGAcaattttgttaaaaaagagCAGTCCAAAATTAAAAGCGATGATGGTTGTACTAATAATTGCTACTGTTCTCCATCAAAATCTGCTGTTGGTGACTGCAATGGACTTTTGTCAAATTCACTTATGCCAGAAAACTCGAAGCAAG CTGTACATTGTCCAAGACTACTGGCTGCTGCTCAAATACTCTGTGAGATAGCAAGTGATTTCAGGAAACAAATCCAAACCAATGGGAAGAACAGATGGCCCAAGAAACCATCACAGAAGGCCATGAAAGCTTGCAAGTTGAAGAGTGCAACAGGAAAAGCAGTTCTGTCTATTGCAGCAAAATCAGTGACAGGATCTGGTGATCTGGTCAAGGTTGCTGAACAGATGACACAGTCAAAGCCGCCCAAGTTCTACACAGCTGATAAGAATAAGGATCTGGTTTACACCAACAACCTTGGAAAAGGATTAATAAAATGGCCGACAGGCCCAACAACAACATCAAGTACATCATCTCCTACTAAATTAGAGGGGGTCACAGCGGCTGATTCTAAGGTATCGAACACTAACATGGTGAATCTACTAGGTATGAAGTCCTTTTCCACTCGAGTACTAGAAAAGGCATGCAACAGTCATCAGAAGCCAAGAAAACCACTGACAGTGGATTggggaagaggaagatgcaagaAAGAGTAA
- the LOC122082314 gene encoding uncharacterized protein LOC122082314 isoform X3, protein MDAVKFSLPAVVPVSKLLNAEGFSRGGVTKVEEAEVRKAESGSILRTPSPVNGWISSCSPKDVMRVTTSEQDSASRQRKAEVELCRDEKKNSNFLGENITEHCGNVNAPLFMLPKSAGKHCNRKSGKGESTSPCLKRQRADQFEDAMNHDGVDDSNVISEMPGPSQEKCTFSGKKSRVVKQKHGRDVKRVKAKNKFDPFFPKGGLLSSNSAVGGNNILGIYGLKSGIHDVTKHVDELSLNELLDGSYECSNICQDIGKKVADTNENILHSVRKACFILQLKRPVQSQNSFELDSGSNRNAPSWLVISGSCGTSSMDCDKVVNNTANFTSPSEPKDILERLALPPAKDLDSLLLDLSKLGVSSRSSTDLRPSKLTSKRVGLPPFSWSHSIGVPCKTNADVGKLGTTRSTSQGRWVRIGSAASSLGNACGGFSDLDSLTYDLSLIPSRGLKLGLSEDEKVPSVHFKPPWQEPLSSTTRFYPASHISEAEQDMKYQGNGDILKDNFVKKEQSKIKSDDGCTNNCYCSPSKSAVGDCNGLLSNSLMPENSKQAVHCPRLLAAAQILCEIASDFRKQIQTNGKNRWPKKPSQKAMKACKLKSATGKAVLSIAAKSVTGSGDLVKVAEQMTQSKPPKFYTADKNKDLVYTNNLGKGLIKWPTGPTTTSSTSSPTKLEGVTAADSKVSNTNMVNLLGMKSFSTRVLEKACNSHQKPRKPLTVDWGRGRCKKE, encoded by the exons ATGTAATGCGTGTTACTACTTCAGAACAAGATTCAGCTTCCAGACAGAGAAAGGCTGAAGTTGAACTTTGTAgggatgaaaagaaaaattccaacTTTCTGGGTGAAAATATCACAGAACACTGTGGGAATGTAAATGCTCCTCTTTTCATGTTGCCCAAGAGTGCAGGTAAACACTGTAATCGAAAATCAGGAAAAGGCGAGAGTACTAGCCCTTGCTTGAAGAGACAAAGAGCAGATCAATTTGAAGATGCCATGAACCATGATGGAGTTGATGATAGTAATGTTATATCTGAGATGCCTGGACCTAGTCAAGAAAAATGCACCTTCTCTGGTA AGAAATCTCGGGTTGTGAAACAGAAGCATGGCCGTGATGTCAAACGTGTTAAAGCAAAGAATAAATTTGACCCTTTCTTTCCAAAGGGTGGTCTTTTGAGCTCTAACTCAGCTGTAGGAGGGAACAACATTCTAG GAATATATGGTCTCAAGTCAGGTATTCATGATGTTACAAAGCATGTAGATGAGCTGTCATTGAATGAGCTCCTTGATGGCAGTTATGAATGTTCTAATATATGCCAAGACATAGGGAAGAAGGTAGCCGATACAAATGAAAACATTCTACATTCAGTCAGAAAGGCATGCTTTATACTTCAGCTCAAGAGACCTGTGCAGTCCCAAAATTCTTTTGAGTTAGATAGTGGTTCCAATAGAAATGCACCTTCATGGTTAGTGATCTCTGGTTCTTGCGGCACAAGCAGTATGGACTGTGATAAAGTGGTTAACAACACAGCAAATTTCACTTCGCCGAGTGAG CCTAAAGATATCCTGGAACGGTTAGCACTACCACCAGCCAAAGATTTGGATTCTCTCCTATTGGATTTGTCCAAGCTAGGAGTGTCTTCAAGGAGTTCTACAGATCTACGTCCAAGCAAGCTAACATCTAAGAGAGTTGGCTTGCCCCCTTTTTCTTGGTCACATTCTATTGGTGTGCCATGCAAAACCAATGCTGATGTGGGCAAGCTGGGTACAACCAGGAGCACAAGTCAAGGTCGATGGGTAAGGATAGGAAGTGCTGCCAGCTCTCTTGGGAATGCCTGTGGTggtttttcagatttggattcattGACTTACGATCTCAGTTTAATTCCTTCAAGAGGACTAAAGCTGGGTCTTTCTGAAGATGAAAAAGTACCCTCAGTGCATTTTAAACCTCCTTGGCAAGAGCCATTATCATCTACTACAAGATTTTATCCAGCTTCTCATATTTCAG AAGCTGAACAGGATATGAAGTATCAGGGAAATGGTGACATCTTAAAGGAcaattttgttaaaaaagagCAGTCCAAAATTAAAAGCGATGATGGTTGTACTAATAATTGCTACTGTTCTCCATCAAAATCTGCTGTTGGTGACTGCAATGGACTTTTGTCAAATTCACTTATGCCAGAAAACTCGAAGCAAG CTGTACATTGTCCAAGACTACTGGCTGCTGCTCAAATACTCTGTGAGATAGCAAGTGATTTCAGGAAACAAATCCAAACCAATGGGAAGAACAGATGGCCCAAGAAACCATCACAGAAGGCCATGAAAGCTTGCAAGTTGAAGAGTGCAACAGGAAAAGCAGTTCTGTCTATTGCAGCAAAATCAGTGACAGGATCTGGTGATCTGGTCAAGGTTGCTGAACAGATGACACAGTCAAAGCCGCCCAAGTTCTACACAGCTGATAAGAATAAGGATCTGGTTTACACCAACAACCTTGGAAAAGGATTAATAAAATGGCCGACAGGCCCAACAACAACATCAAGTACATCATCTCCTACTAAATTAGAGGGGGTCACAGCGGCTGATTCTAAGGTATCGAACACTAACATGGTGAATCTACTAGGTATGAAGTCCTTTTCCACTCGAGTACTAGAAAAGGCATGCAACAGTCATCAGAAGCCAAGAAAACCACTGACAGTGGATTggggaagaggaagatgcaagaAAGAGTAA
- the LOC122082314 gene encoding uncharacterized protein LOC122082314 isoform X1 has protein sequence MDAVKFSLPAVVPVSKLLNAEGFSRGGVTKVEEAEVRKAESGSILRTPSPVNGWISSCSPKDVMRVTTSEQDSASRQRKAEVELCRDEKKNSNFLGENITEHCGNVNAPLFMLPKSAGKHCNRKSGKGESTSPCLKRQRADQFEDAMNHDGVDDSNVISEMPGPSQEKCTFSGKKSRVVKQKHGRDVKRVKAKNKFDPFFPKGGLLSSNSAVGGNNILGIYGLKSGIHDVTKHVDELSLNELLDGSYECSNICQDIGKKVADTNENILHSVRKACFILQLKRPVQSQNSFELDSGSNRNAPSWLVISGSCGTSSMDCDKVVNNTANFTSPSEIHYSCSKRGPSVNVNNSPLLQPKDILERLALPPAKDLDSLLLDLSKLGVSSRSSTDLRPSKLTSKRVGLPPFSWSHSIGVPCKTNADVGKLGTTRSTSQGRWVRIGSAASSLGNACGGFSDLDSLTYDLSLIPSRGLKLGLSEDEKVPSVHFKPPWQEPLSSTTRFYPASHISEAEQDMKYQGNGDILKDNFVKKEQSKIKSDDGCTNNCYCSPSKSAVGDCNGLLSNSLMPENSKQAVHCPRLLAAAQILCEIASDFRKQIQTNGKNRWPKKPSQKAMKACKLKSATGKAVLSIAAKSVTGSGDLVKVAEQMTQSKPPKFYTADKNKDLVYTNNLGKGLIKWPTGPTTTSSTSSPTKLEGVTAADSKVSNTNMVNLLGMKSFSTRVLEKACNSHQKPRKPLTVDWGRGRCKKE, from the exons ATGTAATGCGTGTTACTACTTCAGAACAAGATTCAGCTTCCAGACAGAGAAAGGCTGAAGTTGAACTTTGTAgggatgaaaagaaaaattccaacTTTCTGGGTGAAAATATCACAGAACACTGTGGGAATGTAAATGCTCCTCTTTTCATGTTGCCCAAGAGTGCAGGTAAACACTGTAATCGAAAATCAGGAAAAGGCGAGAGTACTAGCCCTTGCTTGAAGAGACAAAGAGCAGATCAATTTGAAGATGCCATGAACCATGATGGAGTTGATGATAGTAATGTTATATCTGAGATGCCTGGACCTAGTCAAGAAAAATGCACCTTCTCTGGTA AGAAATCTCGGGTTGTGAAACAGAAGCATGGCCGTGATGTCAAACGTGTTAAAGCAAAGAATAAATTTGACCCTTTCTTTCCAAAGGGTGGTCTTTTGAGCTCTAACTCAGCTGTAGGAGGGAACAACATTCTAG GAATATATGGTCTCAAGTCAGGTATTCATGATGTTACAAAGCATGTAGATGAGCTGTCATTGAATGAGCTCCTTGATGGCAGTTATGAATGTTCTAATATATGCCAAGACATAGGGAAGAAGGTAGCCGATACAAATGAAAACATTCTACATTCAGTCAGAAAGGCATGCTTTATACTTCAGCTCAAGAGACCTGTGCAGTCCCAAAATTCTTTTGAGTTAGATAGTGGTTCCAATAGAAATGCACCTTCATGGTTAGTGATCTCTGGTTCTTGCGGCACAAGCAGTATGGACTGTGATAAAGTGGTTAACAACACAGCAAATTTCACTTCGCCGAGTGAG ATTCACTATTCCTGTAGCAAGCGTGGACCTTCTGTCAATGTTAACAATTCCCCATTACTTCAGCCTAAAGATATCCTGGAACGGTTAGCACTACCACCAGCCAAAGATTTGGATTCTCTCCTATTGGATTTGTCCAAGCTAGGAGTGTCTTCAAGGAGTTCTACAGATCTACGTCCAAGCAAGCTAACATCTAAGAGAGTTGGCTTGCCCCCTTTTTCTTGGTCACATTCTATTGGTGTGCCATGCAAAACCAATGCTGATGTGGGCAAGCTGGGTACAACCAGGAGCACAAGTCAAGGTCGATGGGTAAGGATAGGAAGTGCTGCCAGCTCTCTTGGGAATGCCTGTGGTggtttttcagatttggattcattGACTTACGATCTCAGTTTAATTCCTTCAAGAGGACTAAAGCTGGGTCTTTCTGAAGATGAAAAAGTACCCTCAGTGCATTTTAAACCTCCTTGGCAAGAGCCATTATCATCTACTACAAGATTTTATCCAGCTTCTCATATTTCAG AAGCTGAACAGGATATGAAGTATCAGGGAAATGGTGACATCTTAAAGGAcaattttgttaaaaaagagCAGTCCAAAATTAAAAGCGATGATGGTTGTACTAATAATTGCTACTGTTCTCCATCAAAATCTGCTGTTGGTGACTGCAATGGACTTTTGTCAAATTCACTTATGCCAGAAAACTCGAAGCAAG CTGTACATTGTCCAAGACTACTGGCTGCTGCTCAAATACTCTGTGAGATAGCAAGTGATTTCAGGAAACAAATCCAAACCAATGGGAAGAACAGATGGCCCAAGAAACCATCACAGAAGGCCATGAAAGCTTGCAAGTTGAAGAGTGCAACAGGAAAAGCAGTTCTGTCTATTGCAGCAAAATCAGTGACAGGATCTGGTGATCTGGTCAAGGTTGCTGAACAGATGACACAGTCAAAGCCGCCCAAGTTCTACACAGCTGATAAGAATAAGGATCTGGTTTACACCAACAACCTTGGAAAAGGATTAATAAAATGGCCGACAGGCCCAACAACAACATCAAGTACATCATCTCCTACTAAATTAGAGGGGGTCACAGCGGCTGATTCTAAGGTATCGAACACTAACATGGTGAATCTACTAGGTATGAAGTCCTTTTCCACTCGAGTACTAGAAAAGGCATGCAACAGTCATCAGAAGCCAAGAAAACCACTGACAGTGGATTggggaagaggaagatgcaagaAAGAGTAA